In Anaerolineales bacterium, the following proteins share a genomic window:
- a CDS encoding homocysteine S-methyltransferase family protein: protein MNRFLQRLADPRPILLDGATGTELQHRGIDTSTSIWSALALLESPKLVEQVHRDYLDAGAEVIITNTFRTHRRNLEQVGLGDEAARLTTLAVAIAQAAVRASGKPAYVAGGIAPLEDSYTMVPLPREVYLREHGEIARTLAAAGVDLLLLETMKDIAETEAAAEAAKATGLPFGVSFICKLDGRLFSGESIADAARAIEPHGPAFIGINCTAAPYLHHALHELRAATTLPLSAYANPSETEDYINWDPTAAEQPEGYAEFARQWLADGAKLIGGCCGTTPEHIAHLRELIAQE, encoded by the coding sequence ATGAATCGCTTTCTCCAACGTTTAGCTGACCCGCGCCCTATCCTGCTGGACGGCGCTACCGGCACCGAACTGCAGCACCGCGGCATCGACACCAGCACCTCCATCTGGAGCGCGCTGGCCCTGCTCGAGTCCCCCAAACTGGTGGAACAGGTGCACCGTGATTACCTCGACGCTGGGGCTGAAGTGATCATCACCAACACCTTCCGCACCCACCGCCGCAACCTGGAACAGGTCGGCCTGGGGGACGAGGCCGCCCGCCTGACCACGCTGGCCGTCGCCATCGCCCAGGCCGCCGTGCGCGCCAGCGGCAAGCCCGCGTATGTGGCCGGCGGCATCGCCCCGCTGGAGGACAGCTATACGATGGTGCCCCTGCCGCGCGAGGTCTACCTGCGCGAGCACGGCGAGATCGCGCGCACGCTGGCCGCCGCCGGCGTGGATTTGCTGCTACTCGAGACGATGAAGGACATCGCAGAGACCGAGGCTGCCGCCGAGGCCGCAAAGGCCACCGGCCTGCCCTTTGGCGTGAGCTTCATCTGCAAGCTGGACGGGCGCCTGTTCTCCGGCGAAAGCATCGCCGATGCGGCGCGCGCCATCGAACCGCACGGCCCGGCCTTCATTGGCATCAACTGCACGGCGGCGCCCTATCTACACCACGCGCTGCACGAGCTGCGCGCCGCTACCACGCTACCGCTGAGCGCCTATGCCAACCCCAGCGAGACCGAAGACTACATCAACTGGGATCCCACCGCCGCTGAGCAGCCCGAAGGCTACGCCGAATTTGCCCGCCAATGGCTAGCGGATGGCGCCAAACTCATCGGCGGCTGCTGTGGCACTACGCCGGAGCATATTGCTCATTTAAGAGAGTTGATTGCTCAAGAGTAG
- a CDS encoding ketoacyl-ACP synthase III — protein MPYAHVTGWGMSVPEKVMTNDDLAKIVETNDAWIRERTGIRERRIAAKGQTTASLAAEAAINALRVAKLPPAELDLIIVSTSSPEHIFPSTASLVQDRIGADHAGAFDLSAACTGFIYAVSMASQSIRSGAIKNALVIGAETLSRLVDWNDRTTCILFGDGAGAFVLQASEQPGGVLSSVLRSDGSGGNLLSVPAGGSAKPASQATIDAGLHFIHMNGNEVFRFATRVMAAASKEAMDKANLAVEDVALIVPHQANFRIIQAAARGLKLPMERFMVNIERYGNTSTASIPIAVCEAAEEGLLSKGDNTVLVGFGAGLTWGSLALQWTGPFAEAEPIRMRRYTRFVWLRSLMRRIWRRIEGLLWGRKG, from the coding sequence ATGCCTTACGCTCACGTCACCGGCTGGGGCATGTCCGTGCCAGAGAAAGTCATGACCAATGACGATCTGGCCAAGATCGTAGAAACCAACGATGCCTGGATCCGCGAGCGCACCGGCATCCGCGAGCGCCGCATCGCCGCCAAGGGGCAGACCACCGCTTCGCTGGCTGCCGAGGCGGCGATCAACGCCCTGCGCGTGGCCAAGCTGCCCCCCGCTGAGCTGGACCTGATCATCGTGTCCACCTCCTCTCCCGAGCATATCTTTCCCTCCACCGCCAGCCTGGTACAAGACCGCATCGGCGCGGATCATGCCGGCGCGTTTGATCTTTCGGCGGCGTGCACTGGCTTCATCTACGCAGTGAGCATGGCTTCGCAATCGATCCGCAGCGGTGCGATCAAGAACGCCCTGGTGATCGGCGCCGAGACGCTCTCGCGCCTGGTGGATTGGAACGACCGCACCACCTGCATCCTGTTCGGCGATGGCGCCGGCGCCTTTGTGCTGCAAGCCTCCGAGCAGCCCGGCGGGGTACTCTCCTCCGTGTTGCGCTCCGACGGCTCGGGCGGCAACCTGCTCAGCGTGCCCGCGGGCGGCAGCGCCAAGCCCGCCTCGCAAGCCACCATCGACGCGGGCCTGCACTTCATCCACATGAACGGCAACGAGGTCTTTCGCTTCGCCACGCGCGTGATGGCGGCGGCCTCCAAAGAAGCGATGGACAAGGCCAACTTGGCTGTGGAGGATGTGGCGCTGATCGTGCCGCACCAGGCCAACTTCCGCATTATTCAGGCGGCGGCGCGTGGCCTCAAGCTGCCGATGGAGCGCTTCATGGTCAACATCGAGCGCTACGGCAACACCTCCACCGCCTCGATCCCGATCGCAGTGTGCGAGGCGGCCGAAGAAGGCCTGCTCAGCAAGGGCGACAATACCGTCCTGGTAGGCTTCGGCGCCGGGCTCACCTGGGGCTCGCTGGCCCTGCAGTGGACCGGGCCGTTTGCCGAGGCCGAGCCGATCCGCATGCGCCGCTACACGCGCTTCGTCTGGCTGCGCTCGCTAATGCGGCGCATCTGGCGCCGCATCGAGGGCTTGCTTTGGGGCCGCAAGGGCTGA
- a CDS encoding AMP-binding protein, translated as MSTLVSTLTARAAEAPQQPALTFIERGAEHTITRHEFLQAAQAYSGRLAAAGLGAGELVILVLQHSLDLVYAFWGATLLGAVPSIFPFLTEKLDPDLYRQRVKTLVEHEGAKVVITYPEFYASLAQLLADVDCTVLSTADTANASLPPTPQLDPDAVALLQHSSGSTGLQKGVALSHRAVLRQVEAYGKSIALNPDTDVIVSWLPLYHDMGLIAGFVIPILTGTHLVLMSPFEWVRQPTSLLEAIGRHRGTLCWLPNFAYKLIARSVRPGAEFDLSTWRAVINCSEPVYDESHQIFAEKLAPFGFSPNALGVSYAMAENTFAVTQTALGQPPKVDVVEIAALQERGEAVPAAEGKRVVSCGAPIESVQLGIFDAERNPLPERRVGEIGLRSEFMLSGYYKRPDLSEQAITADGWYLTGDMGYLADGELYISGRKKDLLIVGGKNIYPQDLEDIANRTTGVYPGRAVAFGVLDERMGSEKVIILCELHEGADPAAAEQELRAKVVQETEVTVGDLRFVPRGWILKTSSGKHARTDNREKYLREFGG; from the coding sequence ATGTCTACGCTTGTATCTACCCTAACCGCCCGCGCCGCTGAGGCGCCCCAGCAGCCCGCGCTCACCTTCATTGAGCGCGGCGCCGAGCACACCATCACGCGCCACGAATTCTTGCAGGCGGCGCAAGCCTACAGCGGCCGCCTGGCTGCCGCGGGCTTGGGCGCCGGGGAGCTGGTCATTCTGGTGTTGCAGCACTCGCTGGATCTGGTGTACGCCTTCTGGGGCGCCACCTTGCTGGGCGCAGTACCCTCCATCTTTCCATTTTTGACCGAGAAGCTCGATCCTGACCTGTACCGCCAGCGCGTCAAGACCCTGGTAGAGCACGAGGGCGCCAAGGTGGTCATCACCTATCCCGAGTTTTACGCTTCGCTGGCTCAGCTGCTGGCGGATGTTGACTGCACCGTGCTTTCCACGGCGGATACCGCCAACGCCAGCCTGCCACCCACGCCGCAGCTCGACCCCGATGCGGTGGCGCTGCTGCAACACAGCAGCGGCAGCACCGGCCTGCAAAAGGGCGTAGCCCTTTCGCACCGCGCCGTGCTGCGCCAGGTTGAGGCCTACGGCAAGTCGATTGCGCTGAACCCGGATACGGATGTCATCGTTAGTTGGTTGCCGCTGTATCACGACATGGGGCTGATTGCTGGCTTCGTTATTCCCATCCTCACCGGCACGCATTTGGTGCTCATGTCGCCATTTGAGTGGGTGCGCCAGCCCACCAGCCTGCTGGAGGCGATTGGCCGCCACCGCGGCACGCTGTGCTGGCTGCCCAACTTTGCCTACAAGCTGATTGCGCGCAGTGTGCGCCCCGGTGCCGAGTTTGACCTTTCCACGTGGCGGGCAGTGATCAACTGCTCCGAACCGGTGTATGACGAGAGCCACCAAATTTTTGCCGAGAAGCTGGCCCCATTTGGCTTCTCGCCCAACGCCTTGGGCGTGAGCTATGCCATGGCGGAGAACACCTTCGCCGTCACGCAGACCGCGCTGGGCCAGCCGCCCAAGGTAGACGTGGTGGAGATTGCCGCGCTGCAAGAACGCGGCGAGGCCGTGCCCGCTGCCGAGGGTAAGCGCGTGGTGAGCTGTGGTGCGCCGATTGAAAGCGTGCAGCTGGGCATCTTTGACGCTGAACGCAACCCGCTGCCTGAGCGCAGGGTAGGGGAGATTGGCTTACGCAGTGAATTCATGCTGAGCGGCTACTACAAGCGCCCGGACCTTAGCGAGCAGGCCATCACCGCCGATGGCTGGTACCTGACCGGCGATATGGGCTACCTGGCGGACGGCGAGCTGTACATCAGTGGCCGCAAGAAGGATCTGCTCATCGTGGGCGGCAAGAACATCTACCCGCAAGACCTTGAAGACATTGCCAACCGCACCACGGGCGTGTATCCCGGCCGCGCCGTGGCCTTCGGCGTGCTGGATGAGCGCATGGGCTCTGAGAAGGTCATCATCCTTTGCGAGCTGCACGAGGGCGCTGACCCGGCCGCCGCGGAGCAAGAGCTGCGTGCCAAGGTGGTGCAAGAGACCGAGGTCACTGTGGGCGATCTGCGTTTTGTGCCGCGCGGCTGGATTTTGAAGACCTCCAGCGGTAAGCACGCCCGCACAGACAATCGTGAGAAGTACCTGCGTGAGTTTGGCGGCTAA
- a CDS encoding acyl carrier protein, protein MTDKNEIISKLNTYIVTELLKRPDKTIGADEALISGGLIDSFSLVDLALFVEQSWGVRIDDTELNAETFDTLNQLAELIAGRAK, encoded by the coding sequence ATGACCGATAAAAACGAAATCATTTCCAAGCTGAATACCTACATCGTCACCGAGCTGCTCAAGCGCCCAGACAAGACCATTGGCGCAGATGAAGCGCTGATTTCTGGTGGCCTAATCGACTCCTTCTCGCTGGTGGATTTGGCTCTGTTCGTAGAGCAGAGCTGGGGTGTGCGTATTGATGACACCGAGCTGAATGCTGAGACGTTTGACACGCTCAACCAACTTGCTGAGTTAATTGCCGGGCGCGCAAAGTGA
- a CDS encoding MBOAT family protein, with translation MTLHQILIFAILGLLAGRTYGRISRPWLLFAASALAVFWLQPAALVRGFDFWLPAASLGLAAIVWALTLPTGASLTREDKLAAAALALGGLVLAATRYLPTPLLTASRPPQVELVFVLALVLGVLAWLASRWGRGRAAALSAAVLAVLAVLVALKAEPLTRSLSAALRSLSGQDASLATAFDLNWLGFSYIAFRLVHTLRDRAAGRLAHYGLRDFVTYVVFFPALTAGPIERVERFVPQVQASFVLGAAELQAAGQRLVSGLFMKFVLADALAYFALNPVLGAQTSSTLWMWLLLIAYAWRIFFDFAGYTHIAIGLGLLFGVRLPENFARPYNQPNLTAFWNSWHITLAHWFRAYFFNPLTRFLRTQQWPVWAVVLVGQVSTMALIGLWHGVTWNFLIWGVWHGLGLFAHSQFAAARKGAPAPARWQHALSVLGTFIYVALGWVWFVLPHPEDALHVLRVLLGMS, from the coding sequence GTGACTCTGCATCAAATCCTCATCTTTGCCATTCTGGGCTTGCTGGCTGGCCGCACCTATGGCCGCATCAGCCGCCCCTGGCTGCTGTTCGCCGCCTCGGCGCTGGCCGTGTTCTGGCTGCAACCCGCCGCGCTGGTGCGCGGCTTTGATTTTTGGCTGCCTGCCGCCAGCCTGGGCCTGGCCGCCATCGTATGGGCGCTCACGCTGCCCACGGGCGCCAGCCTGACGCGTGAGGACAAACTGGCCGCCGCTGCGCTTGCGCTGGGCGGCCTGGTGCTGGCCGCCACGCGCTACCTACCCACGCCGCTGCTCACCGCCAGCCGCCCTCCGCAAGTAGAGCTTGTTTTTGTGCTGGCGCTGGTGCTAGGCGTGCTGGCCTGGCTGGCCAGCCGCTGGGGCCGCGGCCGGGCTGCCGCCCTGAGCGCTGCTGTTTTGGCGGTGCTGGCCGTGCTGGTGGCGCTCAAAGCCGAGCCGCTGACACGCAGCCTCAGCGCGGCGCTGCGCAGTCTGAGCGGGCAAGACGCCAGCCTGGCTACCGCTTTTGACCTCAACTGGCTGGGCTTCTCCTACATTGCCTTCCGGCTGGTTCACACCCTGCGAGACCGCGCTGCGGGCCGCCTGGCGCACTACGGCCTGCGTGACTTCGTGACCTATGTCGTTTTCTTTCCCGCGCTGACCGCTGGCCCCATCGAGCGCGTGGAGCGCTTCGTGCCGCAAGTGCAAGCCAGCTTCGTGCTCGGCGCGGCAGAGTTGCAGGCCGCCGGGCAGCGCTTGGTAAGCGGCCTGTTTATGAAATTTGTGCTGGCGGATGCGCTGGCCTACTTTGCGCTCAATCCTGTTCTTGGCGCGCAGACCAGCTCCACGCTGTGGATGTGGTTGCTGCTGATCGCCTATGCCTGGCGCATCTTCTTTGATTTTGCGGGCTACACCCACATTGCCATCGGCTTGGGTTTGCTATTCGGTGTGCGCCTGCCGGAGAATTTTGCCCGCCCGTACAACCAGCCCAACCTGACCGCTTTCTGGAACAGTTGGCACATCACGCTGGCACACTGGTTCCGGGCCTACTTCTTCAATCCGCTCACACGCTTCCTGCGCACACAGCAATGGCCGGTGTGGGCCGTGGTGTTGGTGGGGCAAGTCAGTACGATGGCGCTCATCGGCTTGTGGCATGGCGTCACATGGAACTTCCTTATTTGGGGTGTGTGGCACGGATTGGGCTTGTTCGCCCACAGCCAGTTTGCCGCCGCGCGCAAAGGCGCCCCGGCGCCCGCCCGCTGGCAGCATGCGCTCTCCGTGCTAGGCACATTCATCTATGTTGCCCTGGGGTGGGTGTGGTTCGTGCTGCCGCATCCTGAGGATGCGCTGCATGTGCTGCGCGTGTTGTTGGGGATGAGCTAA
- the ftsH gene encoding ATP-dependent zinc metalloprotease FtsH, with protein sequence MNSPRTRVSLIYILFLAALAFFVVFSFQQQTGAQETLTLNQVAADIKAGQVSRLVTDEETLRLVYSDGTERTALREAGQTTVQQLLDLGVTAEELDAQNIELEVRPPSAWLGILTVLTYLGPLIFVGLIFWFVMRQAQGSNNAAMSFGKSRARMFSGENPTVTFNDVAGVEEAKVDLQEIVEFLKEPEKFIALGARIPKGVLLVGQPGTGKTLMAKAVSGEAGVPFFSISGSEFVEMFVGVGASRVRDLFEQAKRHSPCIIFIDEIDAVGRQRGAGLGGSHDEREQTLNQMLVEMDGFDTDTNIIMIAATNRPDILDPALLRPGRFDRRVTMDPPDVKGREAILKVHARGKPLSKEVKLETLARATPGFVGADLENLVNEAAILSARRNKKTIGQEELEEAVERVMLGGPERRSKLISPEEKLIVAYHEAGHAIVGHVLPNADPIHKITIVPRGQAGGYVLALPDEDRDMISRKKLTERMIVALGGRAAEELVFDDITSGASSDIQTVTNIARQMVMRLGMSESLGNRVYGQKEELVFLGREISEQKDYSEAMAEQIDKEVLKLVNTAYVQARKILTKYRRELKKLAEKLVEVETLTREEFEKMMPKVAPKRIGGTPALVPAANGRSAK encoded by the coding sequence TTGAATAGCCCTCGTACTCGAGTTTCACTGATCTATATCCTCTTCCTGGCGGCGCTGGCCTTTTTCGTCGTCTTCAGCTTCCAACAGCAAACTGGCGCCCAGGAGACCCTGACGCTAAACCAGGTGGCTGCGGATATCAAAGCTGGGCAAGTGAGCCGGCTTGTGACTGACGAAGAAACCCTGCGCCTGGTGTACAGCGATGGCACCGAGCGCACCGCGCTGCGTGAAGCTGGCCAAACCACCGTGCAGCAACTGCTCGATCTCGGCGTCACCGCCGAAGAGCTGGATGCACAGAATATCGAGCTGGAAGTGCGCCCCCCCAGCGCCTGGCTGGGCATCCTGACCGTACTGACCTACTTGGGGCCCTTGATCTTTGTCGGCCTGATCTTCTGGTTCGTGATGCGCCAGGCCCAAGGCAGCAACAACGCCGCCATGTCGTTTGGCAAATCGCGCGCCCGCATGTTCTCCGGCGAAAACCCCACCGTCACGTTCAACGATGTGGCCGGTGTGGAAGAAGCCAAGGTGGACCTGCAAGAGATCGTTGAGTTCCTCAAAGAGCCGGAGAAGTTCATTGCCCTCGGTGCACGCATCCCCAAGGGTGTGTTGCTAGTGGGCCAGCCCGGCACCGGCAAAACCCTGATGGCCAAAGCCGTCTCTGGTGAGGCGGGCGTGCCGTTCTTCTCCATCTCCGGTTCGGAATTCGTGGAGATGTTCGTCGGTGTCGGCGCCAGCCGCGTGCGTGACCTGTTTGAGCAGGCCAAGCGCCATTCGCCCTGCATCATCTTCATCGATGAAATCGATGCGGTTGGCCGCCAACGTGGCGCGGGCCTGGGCGGCAGCCACGATGAACGCGAACAGACCCTCAACCAGATGCTGGTGGAGATGGATGGTTTCGACACCGATACCAACATCATCATGATCGCCGCCACCAACCGCCCCGACATTCTCGACCCGGCGCTGCTGCGCCCGGGCCGCTTTGACCGCCGCGTAACGATGGACCCGCCCGATGTGAAGGGCCGCGAAGCCATCCTGAAGGTACACGCCCGCGGCAAACCGCTGAGCAAGGAAGTCAAGTTGGAAACGCTGGCGCGCGCCACCCCCGGCTTCGTCGGCGCTGACCTGGAAAACCTGGTGAACGAGGCGGCGATCCTCTCCGCCCGCCGCAACAAGAAGACCATCGGGCAGGAAGAGCTGGAAGAAGCGGTGGAACGCGTGATGCTGGGCGGCCCTGAGCGCCGCAGCAAGCTGATCAGCCCGGAAGAGAAGCTGATCGTGGCCTATCACGAAGCCGGCCACGCCATCGTGGGCCACGTGCTGCCGAATGCCGACCCGATCCACAAGATCACCATCGTGCCACGCGGCCAGGCCGGTGGGTACGTACTGGCGCTGCCCGACGAAGATCGCGACATGATCAGCCGCAAGAAGCTGACCGAACGCATGATCGTGGCCCTGGGCGGCCGCGCCGCCGAAGAGCTGGTGTTCGACGACATCACCTCCGGCGCCTCGAGCGACATCCAAACCGTCACCAACATCGCCCGCCAGATGGTGATGCGCCTGGGCATGAGCGAGAGCCTGGGCAACCGCGTGTACGGCCAGAAGGAAGAATTGGTTTTCCTGGGCCGTGAGATCTCGGAGCAGAAGGACTACTCCGAGGCGATGGCCGAGCAGATCGACAAGGAAGTTTTGAAACTGGTCAACACGGCCTACGTGCAGGCGCGCAAGATCCTGACCAAGTATCGCCGCGAGCTCAAGAAGCTCGCTGAGAAGCTGGTAGAGGTGGAAACCCTTACCCGCGAAGAGTTCGAGAAGATGATGCCTAAAGTGGCCCCCAAGCGCATCGGCGGAACGCCGGCGCTGGTGCCGGCCGCCAACGGGCGCAGCGCCAAGTAA
- a CDS encoding class I SAM-dependent methyltransferase has protein sequence MTKKLKDYETIFMDHFRNIYTHKAAAYHALIAAEDADGNLPKALKRIAPLAGARVLDLGSGSGRIPLLLQGSGCTIVASDLHMAMLLEQQNQILSLRGVLSQAANGPSNPQAGWPLVQADGRQTPFASGWADVVTAGWAFGHLVGWYPDTWQQHAGRAIAEMQRTAKPGGTLLIMETLGTGVLQPAPPHAVLAAYYAWLENEHGFQRSTLATDYDFGSVARAVELCRFFFGEELATRVHANGWQRVPEFTGVWSKRLGN, from the coding sequence TTGACCAAAAAACTAAAAGACTACGAGACTATTTTTATGGACCACTTCCGCAACATCTACACCCACAAAGCCGCCGCCTATCACGCACTGATCGCCGCCGAGGATGCAGATGGCAACTTGCCAAAGGCGCTGAAACGCATAGCGCCTTTGGCGGGCGCACGCGTGCTGGACCTCGGCAGTGGCAGCGGGCGTATCCCCTTGTTGCTGCAGGGGTCGGGTTGCACCATCGTGGCCTCAGACCTGCATATGGCTATGCTGCTCGAGCAACAAAACCAAATCCTGTCATTGCGAGGAGTATTGTCGCAAGCGGCAAACGGACCAAGCAATCCCCAAGCTGGCTGGCCGCTCGTCCAAGCTGACGGCCGCCAGACCCCCTTCGCCAGCGGCTGGGCCGATGTAGTTACCGCAGGCTGGGCCTTCGGGCACCTGGTGGGCTGGTACCCGGATACCTGGCAACAGCACGCCGGCCGCGCCATCGCCGAGATGCAGCGCACCGCCAAACCCGGTGGCACGCTGCTCATCATGGAGACGCTGGGCACGGGCGTGCTGCAGCCTGCCCCGCCGCACGCCGTGTTGGCAGCCTACTACGCCTGGCTGGAAAACGAGCACGGCTTCCAGCGGAGCACGCTGGCAACGGACTACGACTTCGGCAGCGTGGCACGCGCCGTGGAGCTGTGCCGCTTCTTCTTCGGCGAGGAGCTGGCCACGCGCGTGCATGCCAACGGCTGGCAACGCGTGCCGGAATTTACCGGCGTGTGGAGCAAAAGGCTTGGCAATTGA
- the fabF gene encoding beta-ketoacyl-ACP synthase II, which produces MKKRIVITGVGCLSPLGNDVSSSWQAAVAGVSGAGRITHYDPSDYKTQIACEVKGFDGAALYGTREARRMDRYSQLGLAAAQEAVKDANLTITDANRLRIGAIVGTGIGGAHTLYEQIKTLVEKGPDRVSPFMVPMMLADTVGGMIAIHMQIQGPNFAVVTACATGTNAIGEASEVIRRGQADVMLAGGAEAAIVQPSVAGLANMTALSTRNADPQHASRPFDKERDGFVMGEGAAVLVLESLEHAQARGARILGEVLGYGSTNDAFHISAPSENGRGAADCMRMALEQAGMQPAQIDYINAHGTSTPLNDKSETAAIKSVYGERSYDMAISSTKSMTGHLMGAGGALEAVFSLLAMRDGIVPPTINYEVPDPACDLNYTPNTAVKKVIHTVMSNSFGFGGHNASIILGAAQDVKAAA; this is translated from the coding sequence ATGAAGAAACGAATTGTAATTACTGGCGTAGGCTGCCTTAGCCCGCTTGGCAATGATGTCAGCAGTTCCTGGCAGGCGGCGGTGGCCGGGGTTTCCGGCGCCGGGCGCATTACCCATTACGACCCCAGCGACTACAAGACCCAAATCGCCTGTGAGGTGAAGGGGTTTGACGGCGCGGCGCTGTACGGCACGCGCGAGGCGCGCCGCATGGATCGCTATTCGCAGTTGGGGCTGGCTGCCGCGCAGGAAGCGGTGAAGGACGCCAATCTGACGATCACCGATGCCAATCGTTTGCGCATCGGCGCCATCGTCGGCACCGGCATCGGCGGCGCCCACACCCTCTATGAGCAGATCAAGACCCTGGTGGAAAAGGGGCCGGACCGGGTGAGCCCGTTCATGGTGCCGATGATGCTGGCCGATACCGTCGGCGGCATGATCGCCATCCATATGCAGATCCAAGGCCCCAACTTCGCCGTGGTGACGGCCTGCGCTACCGGCACCAATGCCATCGGCGAGGCCAGTGAGGTCATTCGCCGCGGCCAGGCCGACGTGATGCTGGCCGGCGGCGCCGAAGCCGCCATCGTGCAGCCCTCGGTGGCCGGCCTGGCCAACATGACCGCGCTGAGCACGCGCAATGCCGACCCGCAGCACGCCTCGCGCCCCTTCGACAAAGAGCGCGATGGCTTCGTGATGGGTGAAGGTGCCGCCGTGCTGGTGCTCGAATCGCTGGAGCACGCCCAAGCGCGCGGGGCGCGCATCCTCGGCGAGGTGTTAGGCTACGGCAGCACCAATGACGCCTTCCACATCTCCGCCCCCTCCGAAAATGGCCGCGGCGCGGCGGACTGCATGCGCATGGCGCTGGAACAAGCCGGCATGCAGCCCGCACAGATCGATTACATCAACGCCCATGGCACCAGCACGCCGCTCAACGACAAGAGCGAAACGGCGGCGATCAAGAGCGTGTACGGCGAACGCTCCTACGATATGGCGATCTCTTCCACCAAATCGATGACCGGCCACCTGATGGGCGCCGGTGGCGCGCTGGAAGCGGTGTTCTCGCTCCTGGCGATGCGCGACGGCATCGTACCGCCGACGATCAACTATGAAGTGCCTGACCCGGCCTGTGATCTGAATTACACGCCCAACACGGCCGTCAAGAAAGTGATCCACACCGTGATGTCGAACTCCTTTGGCTTTGGCGGCCACAACGCCAGCATCATCCTCGGCGCGGCGCAAGACGTGAAGGCAGCCGCCTGA
- a CDS encoding EamA family transporter, with the protein MTPRTKAIWQALLVTFLWSTSWVLIKFGLGEIPPLLFAGLRYGLAFVIMLPWLLRPAARRELAGLQRNDLIALVLLGLVIITITQGSQFIALAHIPAHTLSLLLSLSSLSIALLGVVFLGERLYGRQWTGVAISIIGAIVYFGRLGTVSTFGLAVGVLNLLATSIGAIQGRALNRQAKLSALTVTGVSIGVGSAALLVLGLLTEPWPALSLREWLIIIWLAAINTAFAFTLWNHTLRTLPAAESSVINNTMLIQIAILGWVFLGELISPPQIAGLLLTAAGTLLVQWRPRAAQAPKSAAN; encoded by the coding sequence ATGACTCCTCGAACTAAAGCTATCTGGCAAGCACTCCTCGTCACCTTCTTGTGGTCCACCTCCTGGGTGCTGATCAAATTCGGCCTGGGCGAGATCCCGCCACTGCTGTTTGCTGGCCTGCGCTACGGGCTGGCCTTCGTGATCATGTTGCCGTGGCTACTGCGCCCGGCTGCCCGGCGGGAGCTTGCGGGTCTGCAACGCAATGACCTCATTGCGTTGGTTTTGCTGGGCCTGGTGATCATCACGATCACACAAGGTTCTCAATTTATTGCATTGGCGCATATCCCCGCCCATACGCTAAGCCTGCTACTTAGCCTGAGCAGCTTATCCATCGCCCTGCTAGGCGTAGTGTTCCTCGGCGAACGTTTGTACGGCCGCCAGTGGACGGGCGTGGCCATCTCGATCATTGGTGCGATTGTTTACTTCGGCCGGCTTGGCACAGTCTCCACCTTTGGGTTGGCGGTCGGCGTGCTCAACCTGCTGGCCACTTCCATTGGTGCCATCCAAGGGCGGGCACTCAACCGGCAAGCCAAGCTCTCCGCCCTCACCGTTACCGGGGTAAGCATTGGCGTGGGCTCTGCCGCCCTGCTGGTGCTGGGCCTGCTCACTGAGCCATGGCCGGCGCTCAGCCTGCGAGAGTGGCTCATCATCATCTGGCTGGCCGCGATCAACACCGCCTTCGCATTTACTCTATGGAACCACACGCTGCGCACCCTGCCCGCGGCCGAGTCGAGTGTGATCAACAATACGATGCTGATCCAGATCGCTATTTTGGGCTGGGTGTTCCTGGGCGAGCTCATCAGCCCGCCGCAGATCGCCGGTTTGCTGCTTACCGCGGCCGGCACGCTGCTTGTGCAGTGGCGCCCGCGCGCCGCCCAGGCGCCCAAATCGGCGGCAAACTAA
- a CDS encoding GIY-YIG nuclease family protein gives MPTAGNACRNLPACGAKGLAIEREYFVYILGNGKGTLYIGVTNNLARRLYEHKTKQVPGFTAKYGVDQLLFAESFGNVHDALAAEKQIKGWTRKKKLELIRTQNPTFEDLSKDWLGS, from the coding sequence ATGCCAACGGCTGGCAACGCGTGCCGGAATTTACCGGCGTGTGGAGCAAAAGGCTTGGCAATTGAGCGAGAGTACTTTGTTTATATTCTTGGCAATGGCAAAGGTACGCTATATATCGGTGTAACCAATAACTTGGCCCGAAGGTTGTACGAACACAAGACTAAACAAGTGCCAGGCTTTACTGCCAAGTACGGAGTAGACCAGTTGTTATTTGCCGAGAGCTTCGGCAATGTTCACGACGCACTAGCCGCCGAGAAACAAATCAAGGGCTGGACAAGAAAAAAGAAACTGGAGTTAATCCGTACACAAAATCCCACTTTCGAAGATTTGAGCAAAGATTGGTTGGGAAGTTAG